One genomic segment of Lampris incognitus isolate fLamInc1 chromosome 2, fLamInc1.hap2, whole genome shotgun sequence includes these proteins:
- the LOC130106832 gene encoding blue-sensitive opsin-like isoform X2, whose protein sequence is MKHNRVEEIPEDFWIPVPLDTNNITSMSPYLVPQDHLGSPALFYSMSAFMFILFVVGTAINVLTIACTVQYKKLRTHLNYILVNLAVANLLVSSVGSFTCFYCFAFRYMILGPLGCKIEGFTATIGGMVSLWSLAVVAFERWLVICKPLGNFVFKPDHALACCTLTWIFALTAAIPPLVGWSRYIPEGLQCSCGPDWYTTGNKFNNESYVMFLFCFCFAVPFTTIVFSYSQLLITLKSAAKAQADSASTQKAEREVTRMVVVMVFGFLVCWLPYASFALWTINNRGETFDLRLATIPSCLSKASTVYNPFIYVLLNKQFRSCMRKMLGMSGGDEEESSTTSQSSVTEVSKVGPA, encoded by the exons ATGAAACATAAT CGTGTGGAGGAGATACCAGAGGACTTCTGGATTCCTGTTCCTCTGGACACCAACAACATTACATCGATGAGCCCCTACCTTGTTCCACAGGACCACCTTGGGAGTCCAGCACTCTTTTATTCGATGTCAGCATTTATGTTCATCTTATTTGTGGTGGGCACCGCCATCAATGTCCTCACCATTGCATGTACTGTCCAATACAAGAAGCTGCGCACCCACCTCAACTACATCCTGGTGAATTTGGCTGTTGCCAACCTCCTCGTCTCCTCTGTGGGTTCCTTCACTTGCTTCTACTGCTTTGCCTTCAGATACATGATCCTTGGTCCACTGGGCTGCAAGATTGAGGGGTTCACAGCTACTATTGGTG GTATGGTCAGCCTCTGGTCTCTCGCAGTGGTGGCCTTTGAGAGATGGCTGGTCATCTGCAAGCCACTGGGTAACTTTGTATTCAAACCTGATCACGCTTTGGCTTGCTGCACGCTCACTTGGATCTTTGCTTTAACGGCTGCAATTCCCCCACTTGTTGGATGGAGTAG GTACATCCCAGAGGGCCTGCAGTGTTCTTGTGGACCAGACTGGTACACCACCGGCAACAAATTCAACAACGAGTCCTATGTGATGTTCCTCTTCTGCTTCTGCTTTGCTGTCCCCTTTACCACCATTGTATTTTCTTACTCCCAGCTGCTTATAACACTGAAATCA GCAGCAAAGGCACAAGCTGATTCTGCCTCCACCCAGAAGGCAGAGAGGGAGGTGACcaggatggtggtggtgatggtgtttGGCTTCCTAGTGTGCTGGCTACCTTATGCTTCCTTTGCTCTTTGGACCATAAACAACCGTGGGGAGACCTTTGATTTGAGACTGGCCACCATCCCCTCCTGCCTGTCCAAGGCCTCCACGGTCTACAACCCATTTATCTATGTCCTCCTCAATAAACAG TTCCGTTCATGTATGAGGAAGATGCTGGGGatgagtggaggtgatgaagaggaGTCATCAACAACAAGTCAGTCATCAGTGACTGAAGTCTCTAAGGTCGGACCTGCGTAG
- the LOC130106832 gene encoding blue-sensitive opsin-like isoform X1, which translates to MRSNQRVEEIPEDFWIPVPLDTNNITSMSPYLVPQDHLGSPALFYSMSAFMFILFVVGTAINVLTIACTVQYKKLRTHLNYILVNLAVANLLVSSVGSFTCFYCFAFRYMILGPLGCKIEGFTATIGGMVSLWSLAVVAFERWLVICKPLGNFVFKPDHALACCTLTWIFALTAAIPPLVGWSRYIPEGLQCSCGPDWYTTGNKFNNESYVMFLFCFCFAVPFTTIVFSYSQLLITLKSAAKAQADSASTQKAEREVTRMVVVMVFGFLVCWLPYASFALWTINNRGETFDLRLATIPSCLSKASTVYNPFIYVLLNKQFRSCMRKMLGMSGGDEEESSTTSQSSVTEVSKVGPA; encoded by the exons ATGAGGTCAAATCAGCGTGTGGAGGAGATACCAGAGGACTTCTGGATTCCTGTTCCTCTGGACACCAACAACATTACATCGATGAGCCCCTACCTTGTTCCACAGGACCACCTTGGGAGTCCAGCACTCTTTTATTCGATGTCAGCATTTATGTTCATCTTATTTGTGGTGGGCACCGCCATCAATGTCCTCACCATTGCATGTACTGTCCAATACAAGAAGCTGCGCACCCACCTCAACTACATCCTGGTGAATTTGGCTGTTGCCAACCTCCTCGTCTCCTCTGTGGGTTCCTTCACTTGCTTCTACTGCTTTGCCTTCAGATACATGATCCTTGGTCCACTGGGCTGCAAGATTGAGGGGTTCACAGCTACTATTGGTG GTATGGTCAGCCTCTGGTCTCTCGCAGTGGTGGCCTTTGAGAGATGGCTGGTCATCTGCAAGCCACTGGGTAACTTTGTATTCAAACCTGATCACGCTTTGGCTTGCTGCACGCTCACTTGGATCTTTGCTTTAACGGCTGCAATTCCCCCACTTGTTGGATGGAGTAG GTACATCCCAGAGGGCCTGCAGTGTTCTTGTGGACCAGACTGGTACACCACCGGCAACAAATTCAACAACGAGTCCTATGTGATGTTCCTCTTCTGCTTCTGCTTTGCTGTCCCCTTTACCACCATTGTATTTTCTTACTCCCAGCTGCTTATAACACTGAAATCA GCAGCAAAGGCACAAGCTGATTCTGCCTCCACCCAGAAGGCAGAGAGGGAGGTGACcaggatggtggtggtgatggtgtttGGCTTCCTAGTGTGCTGGCTACCTTATGCTTCCTTTGCTCTTTGGACCATAAACAACCGTGGGGAGACCTTTGATTTGAGACTGGCCACCATCCCCTCCTGCCTGTCCAAGGCCTCCACGGTCTACAACCCATTTATCTATGTCCTCCTCAATAAACAG TTCCGTTCATGTATGAGGAAGATGCTGGGGatgagtggaggtgatgaagaggaGTCATCAACAACAAGTCAGTCATCAGTGACTGAAGTCTCTAAGGTCGGACCTGCGTAG